GACGCGTGAAACTCCCTGTTTAGATGATTATCCGAAATGACATAAGGCTCTTTCTTCCCGTAATAAGGTCGTTTCTTCCGAATCACCGCACAAATTCCCATCTCTCTCATCAACCTTTGTACTCGTTATGGTTGATATTCAGTTTGTATTTTCTCTTAAGCCAGACTTTGACTCTTCGATACCCGTAAATTCCTTTCAGTTTTTTATGGCACTTCTCGATTTTTATCTTTAACTGCTCGTCTTCTAATTGCTTCTGAGAAGGGTGCTTCTGCCGTTTTACCCAATTGTAATATCCACTTCGAGACACGCCTGCAATTTTACATAATTCTTGAATAGAAATATGGTTACCAGCCATTTCATGAATGATGGCGAACTTCTTGTGAGTTGGTACGGCTTCCATTCCCCCTTTCACATCTTTAAAAACTTTTTTAGCATCTCTACTTCCGCCTCAAGGCGTTTGATTTTCGTTTCAGGATCTTCTGGACGAGTTCTCGGTCTTCCTTTGCCTGGTCCTTTGGCCTTTGCTCGCGTTTCCTCCAGCCCTTTCATTCCTTCCTGTTCATAGTGTTTCACCCATCGCTGTACCATGGAATGATGAATCCCTAGTTCTTTCGCCACCGTTACATAGCCAATGCCCTCTTTCAAATATAAATCCACAACTTTCTTTTTAAACTTTACATCATTTTCGTATTTTTCCCATAGAAAAATCCCCTCCATAATAGACAGATTAATTCGCTTTCTTTTTTCTGTCTACTATAAGGGGATCATATCAATACCCATTCGCTTTTTCTTTTTGATGTGATATGTATTGGCAACACTTTCAAAATCCCCTCTTGACGACATGTATAATTGGAATAAAATAACAATATAAGCATTCGGCAAAGGGGAGTTATTTTGAAAAAATATAAAAAACCAATCGTTATGACGTTGCTTTGTATGATTGTTGTGGGGATTCCAATGTTTATCTATGATGCCCTACAAGGAAACTTCATACGGAATTATTTAATGGAAAAACAAGTGAAAGAACACTTAATAGAAAGTGGCTATACAGAAGAAGACCTTTTATCCATTGAAGCAACATACAACATGAAATATAACACGGATACCATTAAAGGCACTGTTGCTTATGTCGTGTTTCAAGATGAACCGGAAGAAGAATATATGTATGTACAACTGAGAGAATCAGGGGAAGTTCAGCAACACTGTATATATTACAGCGAAGAGACCGAAGCGTACGAAGTAGATTTTACAGAAGAAAGAAAGCATATGATTAGAAATTGTTACTAAATGTTACTACATATAAAAGGGAGTCTGCTTCAGCGCAAGACTCCCTTCCGTTTATTTCGACGTTAACCTTTCAATCTCGGTAATGATGAGATCGAATTGTTTTTTCGTATCGGTAATGATTTTATGTAGTTCTTCGGTGATTTCGTTTACTTTCGCCAATTCTTTTTCGATGTTTTCAACGTTTGTATCGATTTCTTGAATGGCGTCGTTTGCATTTCCAGCAAGCTTTCTCACTTCTTGTGCGACGACGTTAAATCCTCTACCATACTCGCCTGCACGCGCTGCTTCAATGGCTGCATTTAGCGCAAGGAGGTTCGTTTGTGAGGAAATATTTTTCACCACTCTTGATGTATCTTCAATTAAGTCGATTTGACTCTTTAACGACTTTAATGCTTCAAACTTATCGTTAGAATTTTTCAAGACAATGTTGACGAGCTGATCCGGCATTTCTTTCAGCTTTCGGATGATTTCCGCCGTTGTGTTTTCACGCTCGGTGATGTCGGTCGCGATTTTAAGAACCGATTCCACTTCCCCTTCTTCATTTAAGACAGGAATGTACGTTGCCTCTAACCACATGAGTTTCCCAGCTTTGTTGATGCGCTGGATCTTCTCTTGGAATTTGACACCTTTTCGCAAGTTATTCCATAGCTCAGCGTATTCGTAGCTGCGTCGATATTCTTCTGTACAGAAGTATTGATGGTCTAGGCCGATCATCTCTCTTGGAGTGTACCCCATGGCGCGTGCAAAATGGTCATTCACCCAAATCACTCGACGATTCAAATTAAATTGAATGAGTGCTAAGTTGCGTTCCATCGCTGATAAAATCGCCTTTGCATCTAATACGTCAGCATCTGTTTGAACATTCGTATAAATTGACATGTTATCTCCTTTTAAATGAAGTAATAATCCAAAATTCCTTTTTTTAACATAGTAAAATTTACTCAAACAGAGGGTGAATGTT
This genomic window from Bacillus kexueae contains:
- a CDS encoding IS3 family transposase, whose product is MEAVPTHKKFAIIHEMAGNHISIQELCKIAGVSRSGYYNWVKRQKHPSQKQLEDEQLKIKIEKCHKKLKGIYGYRRVKVWLKRKYKLNINHNEYKG
- a CDS encoding transposase, with translation MEGIFLWEKYENDVKFKKKVVDLYLKEGIGYVTVAKELGIHHSMVQRWVKHYEQEGMKGLEETRAKAKGPGKGRPRTRPEDPETKIKRLEAEVEMLKKFLKM
- a CDS encoding DUF3139 domain-containing protein, producing the protein MKKYKKPIVMTLLCMIVVGIPMFIYDALQGNFIRNYLMEKQVKEHLIESGYTEEDLLSIEATYNMKYNTDTIKGTVAYVVFQDEPEEEYMYVQLRESGEVQQHCIYYSEETEAYEVDFTEERKHMIRNCY
- a CDS encoding methyl-accepting chemotaxis protein, whose product is MPDQLVNIVLKNSNDKFEALKSLKSQIDLIEDTSRVVKNISSQTNLLALNAAIEAARAGEYGRGFNVVAQEVRKLAGNANDAIQEIDTNVENIEKELAKVNEITEELHKIITDTKKQFDLIITEIERLTSK